A genome region from Hymenobacter tibetensis includes the following:
- a CDS encoding SDR family oxidoreductase yields the protein MESNHQQYHDLAGKTALVTGGTKGIGKAIANKLSEAGARVIITARQHPGETNSGHHFIEADLTQPQQVQHLAQAIHDTFGGLDILVDNIGGVTAPSGGFSRLTDHDWEQELQFNLLATIRLDRALLPPMLAKKSGVIIHISSVAGVKPVWYHNLAYAVSKAGLNAYSKALSNELAPQGVRVLTVSPGATNTPLMQGLVQKVAASSGLSPEEAFQRMATQAGGIPMGRMAEPEEVASLVHFLVSPAASYLTGANYLIDGGTVPVV from the coding sequence ATGGAAAGCAACCACCAGCAGTACCACGACCTGGCCGGTAAAACGGCGTTGGTTACGGGCGGCACCAAAGGCATTGGCAAAGCCATTGCCAACAAATTAAGTGAGGCAGGAGCCCGGGTGATCATCACCGCCCGCCAGCATCCTGGGGAGACTAATTCGGGCCATCACTTCATCGAAGCCGATCTAACCCAGCCCCAACAGGTACAGCACCTCGCCCAGGCCATCCACGACACGTTTGGCGGCCTGGATATTCTCGTCGACAATATCGGTGGCGTGACGGCGCCTAGTGGGGGCTTTAGCCGCTTAACGGACCACGATTGGGAGCAGGAGTTGCAGTTTAACTTGCTGGCTACCATTCGGCTGGACCGCGCGCTGCTCCCCCCCATGCTGGCGAAAAAAAGCGGGGTGATTATCCACATTTCGTCGGTGGCGGGGGTAAAGCCCGTATGGTATCACAATTTGGCGTACGCCGTGTCCAAAGCGGGGCTCAATGCCTATAGCAAAGCCCTCTCGAACGAACTGGCCCCCCAAGGCGTCCGCGTGCTGACCGTCTCGCCCGGGGCGACCAACACGCCGCTGATGCAGGGACTTGTGCAGAAGGTTGCGGCCAGTTCCGGCCTCAGTCCGGAGGAAGCCTTTCAGCGAATGGCGACGCAAGCCGGCGGCATCCCCATGGGGCGCATGGCGGAACCGGAGGAAGTTGCTTCACTGGTCCATTTTCTGGTTTCCCCCGCCGCATCTTACTTGACCGGCGCCAACTATTTGATTGATGGGGGTACTGTGCCCGTGGTCTAA
- a CDS encoding helix-turn-helix domain-containing protein, with translation MNPTLSSLIDLQLKGFKVYEKNLTLPPAQQPLLAAQIFNRRDYYKVLWLESTCVLRYAHHRLELDGSYLFFANPHIPYSLELRTNRLHAYACLFTEEFVKGADRSESRHQSPLFKLPAPQADYVRGIFQKMLAEQAGDYPFKGDLMRTYVQLLIHEALHLQPADPIFQPQNAATRLTALFLEQLERQFPIELPSQQLPLKTPQEFADRLAVQVNHLNKAVKQVTGKPTSAHLAGRILDEAKALLQHTDWSVASIGYCLGFEYPTYFNTFFKKHTGVTPLSLRHKA, from the coding sequence ATGAACCCTACCCTTTCTTCCCTCATCGATTTACAGTTGAAAGGCTTTAAGGTGTACGAGAAAAACCTGACGCTGCCGCCGGCGCAGCAGCCCCTGCTAGCGGCGCAGATATTCAACCGACGTGATTATTACAAAGTGCTGTGGCTGGAGAGTACGTGTGTGCTGCGCTACGCGCACCACCGTCTGGAGCTGGATGGTTCATACCTGTTCTTTGCCAATCCGCACATTCCCTATTCGCTGGAATTGCGCACCAACCGGCTACACGCCTACGCCTGCTTGTTTACCGAGGAGTTTGTGAAAGGCGCCGACCGGTCGGAAAGCCGGCACCAGTCGCCCCTGTTTAAACTCCCGGCCCCACAAGCGGACTACGTCCGGGGGATATTTCAAAAGATGCTGGCCGAACAGGCCGGGGACTATCCGTTCAAGGGCGACCTGATGCGCACCTATGTGCAGCTGCTCATTCACGAGGCGCTGCACTTGCAGCCGGCGGATCCGATTTTCCAGCCGCAGAACGCCGCGACCCGCCTCACGGCGCTGTTTCTGGAACAGCTCGAGCGCCAGTTTCCGATCGAACTGCCGAGCCAGCAGCTGCCCCTGAAAACACCGCAGGAATTTGCCGACCGGCTGGCCGTGCAGGTCAATCACCTTAACAAAGCTGTCAAGCAGGTGACGGGCAAGCCGACCAGTGCCCACCTTGCCGGCCGCATCCTAGACGAGGCCAAGGCGCTGCTGCAGCACACCGACTGGAGCGTGGCCAGCATTGGCTATTGCCTCGGCTTCGAATATCCTACCTATTTCAATACCTTCTTTAAGAAGCACACTGGCGTTACGCCCCTCTCCCTCCGCCACAAGGCCTAA
- a CDS encoding efflux RND transporter periplasmic adaptor subunit — protein MSAFLMFIPIQSPRWLLFALLLGITACSKPVDTAEVTAASAVSSPGLGEIAVQVQAVGTATRPQTQTYSGTIEAENTADLAFSVAGSVRRVLVREGDQVRAGQLLAELNAEEYASALAGANASLQETRDHARRAQQLFAGQSLTERELVQATAGLQRAEATARVARKHVADTYLRAPFAGLIAAKLVEPGVSAAPGAPAFRLIKTEQVFAQAVVPEVEIGWMRRGTSVQVLVPALGREFQGRVQVINPVADPASRSFQLKVLLPNPGLRLLPGMRASLQIPLPAGQGTPVVAVAPQLVVQEADGASVVYVADAAGHTAQRRRVVLGPVQGNQVVVSQGLAAHEQIIMAGQQRLHDGQAIRIIH, from the coding sequence ATGTCTGCCTTTCTCATGTTTATCCCCATCCAATCGCCTCGTTGGCTCTTATTTGCACTGCTACTGGGCATCACGGCCTGCTCGAAGCCCGTAGATACAGCAGAAGTGACTGCCGCCTCTGCCGTCTCGTCCCCAGGTCTTGGGGAAATAGCGGTGCAGGTGCAAGCCGTGGGCACGGCCACTAGGCCGCAAACCCAAACCTACAGCGGCACGATTGAGGCGGAAAACACAGCTGATCTCGCGTTTAGCGTAGCTGGTTCGGTACGCCGGGTGCTCGTGCGTGAGGGTGATCAGGTCCGCGCCGGCCAGCTGCTGGCTGAGCTAAACGCGGAAGAATACGCCAGCGCGCTGGCAGGGGCCAACGCATCCTTGCAGGAAACGCGCGACCACGCCCGCCGCGCGCAGCAGCTCTTTGCAGGCCAGAGTTTAACCGAGCGGGAACTGGTGCAGGCTACTGCGGGGTTGCAGCGGGCCGAAGCCACTGCCCGCGTGGCCCGCAAGCACGTCGCGGACACCTATTTGCGGGCCCCGTTTGCGGGCCTGATTGCGGCCAAGCTGGTGGAACCCGGCGTGTCGGCTGCGCCCGGCGCGCCCGCCTTCCGCCTCATCAAAACCGAGCAGGTGTTTGCGCAGGCCGTGGTGCCGGAAGTTGAGATTGGGTGGATGCGCCGGGGCACCAGCGTGCAAGTGCTGGTACCGGCGCTGGGCCGCGAGTTCCAGGGCCGGGTGCAAGTCATCAACCCAGTGGCCGACCCCGCTTCGCGCAGCTTTCAACTGAAAGTGCTGCTGCCCAACCCGGGCCTACGTCTGCTGCCGGGCATGCGGGCCAGTTTGCAGATTCCGCTGCCGGCCGGGCAAGGAACACCCGTGGTAGCGGTCGCCCCGCAACTGGTCGTGCAGGAAGCCGACGGCGCGAGCGTGGTGTATGTAGCCGATGCCGCCGGCCACACCGCCCAGCGTCGCCGGGTGGTACTCGGGCCAGTACAAGGCAACCAGGTGGTGGTAAGCCAAGGCTTAGCCGCCCACGAGCAAATCATTATGGCGGGGCAGCAACGCCTGCACGACGGGCAGGCCATCCGCATCATTCACTAG